The Hydrotalea sp. genomic interval TGGCGGCGGCTTTGGGTTGATTTGTTTTCGCCGCCGTCCATGTTGCGCGGCAGGCCAATAACCAAGCCAACAATTTGCTCGTTGCTTATCATGGTGATAATCGCCTCGGCCTGGCGCGAAAAACTATCCTTCGCCCCATTATGCGGCATCTGTTGTTGCAACAGGCCAAATTGGCTGGCGATTTTTCGTTGCGGGTCCGACAGGGCCAGGCCGGTGCGTTTTTTGCCAATATCCAACGCCAATAATCGCCCGACCCGTGGCATGGTGGCGATGAAATCTTTCCGTTGGTCGGTGATATGGCTGAATATATTTTGCGCAATGGCCGTCATGGCTGTTCTATAGCACAAAATTACTTGCGCGGGCGTTAAATATTGTTATTGACAAAAAACTTGTTGCTTGATAAGGCCAAAATTGTTACTGGTAAAGTAAGGCAAAAAAATAAGAACGAATTTATTACAATAACAAAAGAAAAAAAGGAAAAAAACATGGCAAAGAATTCTCAAACCGCGTCCGGCATGGGCAAAATTAACCAGGTGCTGGGGGCGGTGGTCGACGTCGAATTTACCGACGGCAACTTGCCGGGCATTTTGAACGCCTTGACCTGCGACAACAATGGCCAACAATTGGTGCTCGAGGTTGC includes:
- the ruvX gene encoding Holliday junction resolvase RuvX → MTAIAQNIFSHITDQRKDFIATMPRVGRLLALDIGKKRTGLALSDPQRKIASQFGLLQQQMPHNGAKDSFSRQAEAIITMISNEQIVGLVIGLPRNMDGGENKSTQSRRQYARNLAKAGVTIPILLLDERLTSQAVDKLLADDKAFGDNLTTAKKNKLRDQMAASFLLQGLLDQMNPLINPLMKRPL